A genomic stretch from Anas platyrhynchos isolate ZD024472 breed Pekin duck chromosome 39, IASCAAS_PekinDuck_T2T, whole genome shotgun sequence includes:
- the LOC140001220 gene encoding olfactory receptor 14A16-like translates to MYFFLLNLALLDLGCISTTLPKAMANALWDTRAISYQGCAAQVFLFVLLMSSEYSLLTVMAYDRYVAICKPLHYGSLVGSRACAQMAAAAWGSGFLNAVLLTATTFSLPLCHGNAVDQFFCEIPHILRLSCSDSYLREVGAVLFSIFLAFGYFVFIVLSYVEIFRAVLRMPSEQGQHKAFSTCLPHLAVVSLFFSTGIFSYLKPPSMSSPSLDLVVAVLYSVLPPVVNPLIYSMRNQELKDAVRKMFPYIVLKHP, encoded by the coding sequence atgtacttcttcctcctcaacctcgccctcctcgacctgggctgcatctccaccactctgcccaaagccatggccaatgccctctgggacaccagggccatctcctatcaaggctgtgctgcacaggtctttctctttgtcttgttgatgtcatcggagtattcccttctcaccgtcatggcctatgaccgctacgttgccatctgcaagcccctgcactacgggagcctcgtgggcagcagagcttgtgcccagatggcagcagctgcctggggcagtggctttctcaatgctgtcctgctcACGGccactacattttccctgcccctctgccatggcaatgctgtggaccagttcttctgtgaaatcccccataTCCTCaggctctcctgctcagattccTATCTCAGAGAAGTTGGGGCAGTtctgtttagtatttttttagcatttggttattttgttttcattgtgttgtCCTATGtggagatcttcagggctgtgctgaggatgccctctgagcaaggccagcacaaagccttttccacgtgcctccctcacctggctgtggtctccctcttcTTTAGCACTGGCATATtttcctacctgaagcccccctccatgtcctctccatccctggacctggtggtggcagttctgtactcagtgctGCCTCCCgtagtgaaccccctcatctacagcatgaggaaccaggagctcaaggatgcagtGAGGAAAATGTTTCCATACATTGTTCTTAAGCATCCATGA
- the LOC113841061 gene encoding olfactory receptor 14C36-like, with protein MPNISSVSEFLLLPFADTRELQLLHFALFLGIYLAVVLGNGLILSAIAHNHRLHTPMYFFLLNLALLDVGCISTTLPKAMANALWDTRAISYQGCAAQVFFSVFLIVTEYYLLTVMAYDRYVAICKPLHYGSLLGSRACAQMAAAAWGSGFLYSVLHTANTFSLPLCHGNAVDQFFCEIPQILKLSCSHAYLREVGALVFSVSLAFGCFVFIVLSYVQIFRAVLRMPSEQGRHKAFSTCLPHLAVVSLFVSTVMFAYLKPPSISSPSLDMVMAVLYSVLPPAVNPLIYSMRNQELKTTLKKLILFT; from the coding sequence atgcccaacatcagctctgtgagtgagttcctcctgctgccattcgcagacacgcgcgagctgcagctcctgcactttgcgctcttcctgggcatctacctggctgtcgtcttgggcaacggcctcatcctcagtgCCATAGCCCacaaccaccgcctccacacccccatgtacttcttcctcctcaacctcgccctcctcgacgtgggctgcatctccaccactctgcccaaagccatggccaatgccctgtgggacaccagggccatctcctatcaaggatgtgctgcacaggtcttcttttcagtcttcttgaTTGTAACAGAGTACTATCtcctcactgtcatggcctacgaccgctacgttgccatctgcaagcccctgcactacgggagcctcctgggcagcagagcttgtgcccagatggcagcagctgcctggggcagtggctttctctattctgtcctgcacacggccaacacattttctctccctctctgccatggcaatgctgtggaccagttcttctgtgaaatcccccagatcctcaagctctcctgctcacatgcctacctcagggaagttggggcacttgtctttagtgtttctttagcatttggttgttttgttttcattgtgttgtcctatgtgcagatcttcagggcagtgctgaggatgccctctgagcagggccgacacaaagccttttccacgtgccttcctcacctggccgtggtctccctgtttgtcagcactgtcatgtttgcctacctgaagcctcccTCCATTTCCTCTCCATCCTTGGACATGGTGATGGCAGTTCTATACTCGgtgctgcctccagcagtgaaccccctcatctacagcatgaggaaccaggagctgaaaacCACACTGAAGAAACTGATTCTATTTACTTAG